A single region of the Balaenoptera ricei isolate mBalRic1 chromosome 12, mBalRic1.hap2, whole genome shotgun sequence genome encodes:
- the MICAL1 gene encoding F-actin-monooxygenase MICAL1 isoform X4, translating to MTFGHSAPRSSMGASAQAPWTTSVSTMWWPGGAGIRQLQLLLLKVALLLGVEIHWGVTFTGLQPPPRKGSGWRAQLQPSPPAQLANYEFDVLISAAGGKFVPEGFTVREMRGKLAIGITANFVNRRTVEETQVPEISGVARIYNQSFFQSLLKATGIDLENIVYYKDDTHYFVMTAKKQCLLRLGVLRQDWPETDRLLGSANVVPEALQRFARAAADFATHGKLGKLEFAQDAHGRPDVSAFDFTSMMRAESSARVQEKHGARLLLGLVGDCLVEPFWPLGTGVARGFLAAFDAAWMVKRWAEGAGPLEVLAERESLYQLLSQTSPENMHRNVAQYGLDPASRYPNLNLRAVTPSQVRDLYDVEAKEPVRRVSDKTDSGKPATGSVATQEELLHWCQEQTAGYPGVHVTNLSSSWADGLALCALVHRLRPGLLEPSELQGVGALEATSWALKMAEHELGITPVLSAQAMVAGNDPLGLIAYLSHFHSAFKSTPHNPAGPVSQGSPGTASAVLFLGKLQRTLQRTRVQGNGEDAGGKKPRVEVEAETPSTEEPPVPEPDVPVTPASQYQEASAEDLCALCGEHLYILERLCANGRFFHRSCFRCHICEATLWPSGYGQHPGDGHFYCLQHLPQPGHKEDSSDRGPESQDLPIHSENNMPSRPSIPVAPQEGTSPVPSQPTRRLIRLSSPERQRLSSLHLTPDPEMEAPPKPPRSCSVLARQALEGSFVGWGMPVQSPQVLVAVEKEEEEESPCSSDEEAEEDVPLDSDTEQVLWNLAKNSGTMNSYPTWRRTLLRRAKEEEMKRFCKAQAIQRRQNEIEAALRELEAKGTELELALRSRGSSPEQQKALWLEQLLQLVQKKNSLVAEEAELMITVQELNLEEKQWQLDQELRTYMNQEEALKTAADQQAEDEVLRKLVDVVNQRDALIRFQEERRLSELPSGPGPQG from the exons ATGACCTTCGGGCACTCGGCGCCAAGAAGTTCTATGGGCGCTtctgcacaggctccctggacCACATCAGTGAGCACCATGTGGTGGCCTGGAGGGGCGG GCATCCGGCAACTTCAGCTGCTTTTGTTGAAAGTGGCATTACTGCTGGGGGTGGAAATTCACTGGGGTGTCACTTTCACTGGCCTTCAGCCCCCTCCCAGAAAGG GGAGTGGTTGGCGTGCCCagctccagcccagccccccagcccaacTGGCCAACTATGAATTTGATGTCCTCATCTCTGCAGCTGGAGGTAAATTCGTCCCTGAAG GCTTCACAGTGCGGGAAATGCGCGGCAAACTGGCCATTGGCATCACGGCCAACTTTGTGAACAGGCGCACCGTGGAAGAGACACAGGTGCCCGAGATCAGCGGCGTGGCCAGAATCTACAACCAGAGCTTCTTCCAGAGCCTGCTGAAAGCCACAG GCATTGATCTGGAGAACATCGTGTACTACAAGGATGACACCCACTACTTTGTGATGACAGCCAAGAAGCAGTGCCTGCTACGGCTGGGGGTGCTGCGTCAG GACTGGCCGGAGACCGACCGGCTGCTGGGCAGTGCCAATGTGGTGCCCGAGGCTTTGCAGCGCTTTGCTCGGGCAGCTGCTGACTTCGCCACCCATGGCAAGCTCGGGAAGCTGGAGTTTGCCCAGGATGCCCACGGGCGGCCCGACGTCTCTGCCTTTGACTTCACAAGCATGATGCGGGCAGAGAGCTCTGCTCGGGTGCAGGAGAAACATGGCGCCCGCCTGCTGCTGGGGCTGGTTGGGGACTGCCTGGTGGAG CCCTTCTGGCCCCTGGGCACTGGAGTGGCCCGGGGCTTCTTGGCAGCCTTTGATGCCGCCTGGATGGTGAAGCGCTGGGCAGAGGGCGCTGGGCCCCTAGAGGTGTTGGCAGAGAG AGAGAGCTTGTACCAGCTCCTGTCACAGACATCCCCAGAAAACATGCACCGCAATGTGGCCCAATATGGGCTGGACCCAGCCTCCCGCTATCCCAACCTGAACCTCCGGGCCGTGACCCCCAGTCAG GTACGAGACCTGTATGATGTGGAGGCCAAGGAGCCTGTGCGGAGAGTGAGTGACAAGACAGACTCAGGAAAGCCGGCCACTG GGTCGGTGGCCACCCAGGAGGAGCTGCTACACTGGTGCCAGGAGCAGACAGCTGGTTACCCAGGGGTCCATGTCACCAACCTGTCTTCCTCCTGGGCGGATGGGCTGGCTCTGTGTGCCCTCGTGCACCGGCTGCGGCCCGGCCTACT GGAACCCTCAGAGCTGCAGGGAGTCGGGGCTCTGGAAGCGACTTCTTGGGCGCTGAAGATGGCAGAGCATGAGCTGGGCATCACGCCCGTGTTGTCCGCACAGGCAATGGTGGCAGGGAATGACCCACTGGGCCTCATTGCCTACCTCAGCCACTTCCATAGTGCCTTCAAGAGCACACCTCACAACCCAG CAGGCCCAGTCAGCCAAGGCTCCCCGGGCACCGCCAGCGCTGTACTGTTCCTTGGCAAACTGCAGAGGACCCTGCAACGGACCCGGGTCCAG GGAAACGGGGAGGATGCTGGTGGCAAGAAGCCTCGCGTGGAG GTAGAGGCTGAGACCCCAAGTACTGAGGAGCCACCTGTCCCAGAGCCTGATGTACCAGTGACACCCGCATCCCAATACCAGGAG GCCAGTGCCGAGGATCTGTGTGCACTGTGTGGGGAACACCTCTATATCCTGGAACGCCTCTGTGCCAATGGCCGTTTCTTCCACCGGAGCTGCTTCCGTTGCCATATCTGTGAGGCCACATTATGGCCAAGTGGCTACGGGCAGCACCCAGGAGATG GACATTTCTACTGCCTCCAGCACCTGCCCCAGCCAGGCCACAAAGAGGATAGCAGCGACAGAGGCCCTGAGAGTCAG GACCTTCCCATACACAGTGAGAATAACATGCCATCACGCCCCTCGATTCCCGTGGCCCCCCAGGAGGGGACCAGCCCTGTCCCAAGCCAGCCCACCCGTCGGCTGATCCGCCTCTCCAGCCCAGAACGCCAGCGGTTATCCTCCCTTCATCTCACCCCTGACCCGGAAATGGAGGCTCCACCCAAGCCCCCCCGAAGCTGCTCCGTCTTGGCCCGCCAGGCCCTAGAGGGAAGCTTTGTGGGCTGGGGAATGCCAGTCCAGAGCCCTCAAG TTCTTGTGGctgtggagaaggaggaggaagaagagagtccCTGCTCCAGTGACGAGGAAGCAGAGGAAGACGTGCCGTTGGACTCAGACACGGAACAG GTTCTGTGGAACTTGGCTAAGAACTCAGGCACCATGAACAGTTACCCAACATGGCGTCGGACTCTGCTGCGCCGTGCTAAGGAGGAGGAGATGAAGCGGTTCTGCAAGGCTCAG GCCATCCAACGGCGACAAAATGAGATCGAGGCTGCTCTGAGGGAGCTGGAGGCCAAGGGCACGGAGCTGGAGCTGGCTTTGAGGAGCCGGGGCA GTTCCCCCGAACAGCAAAAGGCACTATGGCTAGAACAGTTGCTACAGCTTGTTCAGAAGAAAAACAGCCTGGTGGCCGAGGAGGCTGAGCTCATGATCAC GGTGCAGGAGCTGAACTTGGAGGAGAAACAGTGGCAGCTGGACCAAGAACTGCGAACCTACATGAACCAGGAAG AAGCCCTAAAGACAGCTGCCGACCAGCAGGCTGAGGACGAGGTCCTGAGGAAGCTAGTGGACGTGGTGAACCAGCGAGATGCCCTCATTCGCTTCCAggaggagcgcaggctcagtgagcTGCCCTCGGGGCCAGGGCCCCAGGGCTAG